Proteins encoded together in one Rossellomorea sp. y25 window:
- a CDS encoding carbohydrate ABC transporter permease, translating into MGNRYTKRTFVLEIIGIVIGLIFLIPFYFVLINSVKPFAAILIDAAAWPKEFVFSNYAKVWEIINFPRAFWNSLVITVFSNIGLVIISSMAAWKMVRTPGKFSKILFVIFVSAMVIPFQTVMIPLMKVGGTLGLTNSIPGLIIMYFGFGVPLSLFLYHGFVKTVPIEIEESAMIDGCSQFGVFWRIVFPLLKPITVTVVILNTLWIWNDYLLPLLVLQDAELRTIPLAASSFFAQYTKQWDMGLAALVLGITPIIIFFLFLQKHIIKGIASGSIK; encoded by the coding sequence ATGGGCAATCGCTATACGAAAAGAACGTTTGTATTAGAGATTATCGGAATTGTCATAGGGCTCATTTTCCTTATTCCTTTCTACTTCGTACTGATCAACTCAGTGAAGCCGTTTGCAGCGATTTTGATCGATGCGGCGGCGTGGCCAAAGGAATTTGTTTTCTCTAACTATGCGAAGGTGTGGGAGATCATCAATTTCCCCCGTGCTTTCTGGAACTCCTTGGTCATCACCGTTTTCAGTAACATTGGATTAGTGATTATCAGCTCCATGGCGGCGTGGAAGATGGTACGTACGCCAGGGAAGTTCAGCAAAATTTTATTTGTCATCTTTGTTTCAGCCATGGTCATTCCGTTCCAGACGGTGATGATTCCTCTTATGAAGGTAGGAGGGACGTTGGGACTTACGAATAGTATTCCAGGTTTGATCATCATGTACTTCGGATTTGGCGTGCCACTTTCTCTTTTCTTATATCATGGATTTGTGAAAACCGTTCCGATTGAGATTGAAGAATCCGCGATGATTGATGGCTGCAGTCAGTTTGGTGTGTTCTGGAGAATTGTATTCCCATTACTTAAGCCGATAACAGTAACCGTGGTCATTTTGAACACTTTATGGATTTGGAATGACTATCTTCTTCCCCTTCTTGTATTACAGGATGCGGAACTGCGTACGATTCCACTCGCAGCAAGCTCATTCTTCGCTCAGTATACGAAGCAATGGGATATGGGTCTTGCAGCATTGGTGCTTGGCATTACACCGATCATCATTTTCTTCTTATTTTTACAGAAGCATATCATCAAAGGTATTGCTTCAGGGTCAATTAAGTAG
- a CDS encoding sugar ABC transporter permease, which translates to METKIQTGPVSPDAQIKAVTKKKFKYKSLLTYAAFVGPALIFFLVIQILPFLMGVYYSFTSWNGVSSVVEWVGFDNYKKIFTDDKTFFNSFMFTTKFMFAAVIISNLIGFGFALLLNAALKTRNILRTVFFIPNVIGGLLLGFIWQFIFVKGFASLGNMTGIGFFKMPWLGDETTAFWGIVIVFAWQISGYMMVIYVAALQGVDNSLLEAARIDGASNWTLLTKIIIPLILPAFTICFFLTISMAFKIFDLNISLTGGGPFNSTQSVAINIYQEAFQNNRYGLGTAKSILFFVVVAVFTTVQVMVTKKKEVQA; encoded by the coding sequence GTGGAAACCAAGATTCAGACTGGACCAGTAAGCCCAGATGCGCAAATCAAGGCGGTTACGAAGAAGAAGTTCAAGTATAAGAGCTTGCTGACGTATGCTGCCTTTGTTGGACCGGCACTTATATTTTTTTTAGTGATTCAGATTCTTCCATTTTTGATGGGGGTGTATTATTCGTTTACCTCATGGAATGGTGTCAGCTCAGTTGTAGAGTGGGTTGGATTTGATAACTACAAAAAGATCTTCACAGATGATAAGACATTTTTTAATTCCTTTATGTTCACGACGAAGTTTATGTTTGCGGCTGTGATTATTAGTAATTTAATAGGTTTCGGGTTTGCACTTTTACTGAATGCAGCATTGAAGACGCGAAACATTTTGCGGACAGTGTTTTTTATTCCCAACGTAATTGGTGGATTGCTACTCGGATTCATCTGGCAGTTCATCTTTGTGAAAGGATTTGCATCACTCGGGAATATGACGGGGATCGGATTCTTTAAAATGCCTTGGCTTGGTGATGAGACGACGGCATTCTGGGGGATTGTCATCGTGTTTGCATGGCAGATCAGTGGTTATATGATGGTCATCTATGTTGCGGCATTGCAAGGGGTGGATAATTCACTTTTGGAAGCAGCGAGGATAGATGGAGCATCCAACTGGACGTTGTTGACGAAGATTATCATTCCGTTGATTTTACCGGCATTCACAATTTGCTTCTTCTTGACGATTTCAATGGCCTTTAAGATATTCGATTTGAACATCTCGTTAACAGGCGGGGGACCATTCAATTCTACACAATCTGTGGCGATCAATATTTATCAAGAAGCGTTCCAGAATAACCGTTATGGCCTGGGAACAGCGAAATCGATCCTGTTCTTTGTGGTAGTGGCAGTGTTTACAACGGTTCAGGTGATGGTGACGAAGAAGAAGGAGGTTCAGGCGTAA